CTAAAGTGCCAAGTAGATAATATAAATACCAATAAATATTCCATAAGTAGATTCAACTGGAGGTGTGTTGCACTTATCCACACCAAAACAggtaacatttttataataataagcAGAACTTGTAATGTAGTGTATTGTCATTATCTATTTTATTCTATTAATATTTCTATCATTCTTTTTTACATATTCTTAGGGGTTTTGGTATTGATAGTATGCAGTTTGTGTATAATAAACCCTTTGGAAAAAATAAGTCATCATTGAAATAGTTTGTCATGATGTAAACGTGTTGTcatgcacacattgttcataAATAATAAGATATTCTAAACGCTAAATCAATCATTTCTGTCTTTAAAGCATACCGATTAAAATACTGAGTCCGTAAGTAACCTTTTCCAATCCTCAGAAGGAACAATCGTCACTACATTTCGGCAATCTAATTAGAGCCCACTGGCCAATAGTAACCTATTTTCACAAAAGGCTTGTTACAATTTGGTCTTtcaaacaaaaagtcaaaacaaaaaaacacaaaccccCAGATGGAAGAGATGGGTAGTTGTGTGAGGTTTAAAGTTACCGAGAGGTGCGGTTGCGGGATATGAAAAGAAGTACTCTCCGGATGCCTATGAGTCTGTCCTTCAAGGAGGTCAGAGCTAGGAAAGGCAGCTGAGCTCGACCCTCCAGAGGAAGGACTGCCAGCAGCCACCAGCACCAGGAAGGCCCATTTGGACTGGACTACAGGGGGGAGAGACACAAACAACCATAAGAATCCTGACAAACTTTTTCATGTTAAAAGAAAGAGTTAAGATTCAGAATTCAGAATTAAATGTACCTGTGGCTCTGAGTCTTTCTCCGGCATGGGCCCAAAGTGTCCCACAATCCTTTCCTTCTGTTCTGCTTTGAGGGAGTTGACCCAGATTAAGGCTTGGTCGTACACTGCATCATGAAGAGCCTGCAGCTCCTTTTCTGCCACACCCTCCACCTATAAGGGACCAGAACTGCCTTTATTAGCGGCACAATAAAGAAACACGCATGACTCCTGCAAATGCTACGTTTTTTAGATAAATATTTACCTTAACGTCTTCCAGGTATTCAATATCTGCTGTGTTGTATCCATCTCTCTGGTGATGCTCGGTGACTTTGAACCTTCTCTTCCCAATGGTGTCCACAACAGAGCGGCCATCCGCAAAGAACTCCACGTTTCGGATCTCCAGGAGACAACCGTAATCTGCAAACCTATGGAGAAGGCACAAGTAAATATAGTAAGAAAAATAAGACATTCAAAGGCTGACCGCCAAGTGGGCCACAGAGTATCAGCTACACAATCTAAAGTTGCTTACCCAATATGACATCCAAAACCTGCTCCGGTGCCATCCTAAGGCTCCTGAGCTATTCAAATCTACTGCCAGGTGACAGCGATACCCAGAGCCTAACCACAGAACCTTCCAGACTGCTTTTCTCTGCTGCGTCCAGGGTCTACTCACCCTTTGAGGTTATCGCCGAGGCACATTCCGAACTGCTTGGTACCCATCTCCATGCACCTACGGATCATCAGCCGGTAGCAGGGCTCGAAGATGTGAAGGGGGCATGGAACAGTGGGGAAGGCCATGGTGCAAACAAATATAGGCACATTCTTGTTTAGACTGGAGAAGGAAAGTATTGTCAGAAAAGTATTATTTTGTGGATGACGACTTTATATTTAGCAACAGATGAGGAAACTtggaataaatgtaatttttacacAGCACTGGAAGAACCTGTGTGCTGCTTTGGGACGTACTTGGATAAGTCTTCAATCTCCTCCGCATTCACTTTCTGCCTGTCCATGAGCTCATTTGGCAGATACTTGCAGATAAGGTTCTCCATCAAGACAGTCTTGTTGTATTTACTTTCTGCCAGGTACTCTTCCAGATTCATCTTGCAGAGGGGACACTTGGGGTTGTGGTCCAGGCATCGCTCAAGGCATTTCAAACAGAAAGTATGGCCACATGGAGTGGTGACTGGTTCATAAAAGAGCCTAGGGACATACCgcagaaaaataatacaatatcaTGCAATAGAGTGGTATAACAAAACATCTCTCACTTCTCCATTAATGATTACCATCAGGTTATCTTATTTGAGTTCATTTTACGTACAGTGTAGACTACAATGGTAAAAGAAGGCTAAATGTTTACCTATGCGTCTGTATTGTTTCATAATATTAAAAAGGATGATCAATATCTTGTGTTCACTTGAGGCTTTTAGAAATAGACTTATGATGACCTCTGTGGCACTATTCTTTTAGACATAAGTGGCAAATACTAGAACTCCTCTTCAAGTATTCTCATGGACAGATGAAAGGAATGAAGACTGTTTTTACCTCATACACAGAGAACACTCCAGGTCAGATGGGTCTATGAGGTCAGCAAGGACTGCACTCCAGGAAGTTGCCTCTTCATTCTGGGTCATTTCTGTAAAGAAGAACCAATTGAGTAAGATTGTTAATCTCAAGCTAGTTTgaaattgtagaaaatgttaAAAGGCCCAACGACAGAGCTTTAAACTCACCAGATTTAGAGCGCTTACAGATGTCACCGTTATCTACTTGGCTGTCCTCTGAAGAGCTACGTTTGCGTTTGAAGAAGACACTCCTGTCGATAACAGTGGGATGGCAGATACTCAGGTCAACCTGATCTTCTCCTTTCTTTTCGCTGCATGACATCGTCTCAAATGAACTGTCGCTCTTAGATTCACTCAGCAAGGGCAACAATGTCAACTTCTCATCAGAGGTGATGACATTCTTGCCGTCCTAGAAGAAAGTGTAACAGAAGAACATTTTACTAAGATCACCAGCTCTTAACTACTTATTGCTATTTACTGCTGCATAATAATACTGCGTAATGTATAAAGACAGGAGGATTACTGATCCTACCTTGTAAGACTTAGAGGAAGTGGTGGTGATGCAGCTTGAAGCTGAGGTGTTCAGTATGCTACCTTTGATTCTCGTTCTGGAAGATAGTAGGTTTGTGCTGTCCAAGATTCTGTTGTGTACTTGATCAGTGACAGGGGACAAGAGATCACTCAGAATCTTTTGAGCCTCTGTTCTTGACAGTTTACTTTCAGGATCTAATGTAATGACGATCAGGTACTCTCTTAATGCTTCTTCACATTTACCCAAAGTGACAAGAGATTGTGCTTTTCTAATATGTCCCtggaagaaaataatacaaatgttcAGTAAACAGTACAACCCTACCGTTTTGTTTCAATGAGAATTTGAAAAGGTAAATTGAAttattaaaaaggaaaatgtcaaaCACCCACCTTTGACCAAAGAGGCATGAGGTTGCAAGCCATCTCTGCATCATTAAGTGCAGCCTCGTAATTATTCAGACTGGAATTGATCTGTGATCGGTTGCTGTAGAGCACATGGTCCCTTGGAGCTGGATAGTAAAATGAACAGATTTACTTGGATGGACATTTATATACACATGTTACAGATACAGTATGTATCAAAGTCAAATTCCATAGAAACGTAAATAGAAGTTGAACTGGATCACCTCTTCAATACCAGCATCCTGTCAGAATTCTGTCACAACTATACACAtgttcattttcttttatataACAATGAAAATGCAGGATTTTGAATTATTGTTTAAAGATAATATTATTGTTCAACATTTGAAGACAATTTTTAAATAACGACATCAATAGGACACACAACAGCGAAACCAATCTAAGTTTATTCGTCTGCGGTTGAACTTTTACTACCATTTCTTGACCTACATTCCTTTTGCTGTGTAACAGAATTAGAAGGAAAAAATGCATTGTCCACATGTTAAGTAATTCTTGGTGCCATAACAGCTTAATCAGCCTTCACATTCAACTCTGTCCGCGTCTGAAATCATTACATTTAAGTAGTGTTTATAGCCTAGCAATAAACAAGACACATTGTTAGGAATAATTTCCATATTGAATTGTTATGTAGCAAAGCTTACATAACGCAGACGTTACATCACTGATTCAACGGTCAATTAACTACCCAATGACCAGACTGGAAGCAGGAGCTACTGTAGCGGTATTTTGATAAAGGTCATCCCTTTACCGTATTAATTCGGATTTAAAAGTACATGCAAAATAACCTACCCAATTGTATTGCCTCGTTGTATTTTTCCAACGCAGCATCCATTCTTTTCTCTGCGTATAGTCCATTTCCCTCACGTCTGAGCTGTACAGCACGCAATTGAATCGGAAACCACTTCGACAACAAGTTACTAAGAACAACATTGACTCTATAATTTTTAACATCATTGAGTTTGGTACAGTCATTGCACTCTTTGCAACAGAGAGGCATTTTTTCTCTGTCCAGGCACTTTTTGCAAAAGCAGTGTCCACAAGGCAAGGTAACTGGCTCATATAGAAATCCATAACAAATTCTGCAGGCAAATGCATCATATCCAACCCAAACAGAGTTTGTCTCCTGTCTGGTTTGACTGTCTGTCCTatcttttgttttaataatagTAGATAGATACTCAATTAGATTATCCAGCTGGACTGGCTGTAGTCTCTCGATTTCTGAAGCTTTCCGGTAGACCTCGAATGCTTCGGTCAATTTCCCATCAAATGCCAGGGCATCTGCTCGCTTCAACAGCAGATCTTGCTGCGTACTTGGGTCTCGGAGGTGCAGCAGTTGGCATTCGTATACGTCCGCTGCGAGCCCGAAGTTTTTAGATTGAAACGCTTCTGCCGCAAGAAACAGCATACCATCTGTATTATTTGTCTCCATATCGATTGCTGCTGTTGATTAGTTTCACGAGATTAAGCCTCCCTTTTTGGAAGTAACAGGTTGGGTTCTGTTCATTTAGTTATTTTAGGTCTTCTCTCCCTTATAAGCTCACTACTTTGAGACGATATCATCGTACACCATTAAAGACATtctcattgtaaaaaaaaaaagtgttacatAAACTGTATCATGTGACCACCGCCAGCGGTTCCTATTGGACGGGTTTTCTAACACAGTTACCTAACGATTCAGTTGTAACACTGAAAGCGTCTGGAGTGTGGATCGAAGTCGGTCAACGGCCTGAAATGGAACTAATGCGTAATGGGCCTACTCCACTTACATTTGGACCAAGTTTAGACATGGAACCCAAAAAGTTTTACctttaaacaaacagaaataaatccccaacaggaCAGCTGAAGAACCCCCAAGGAACCTTTTTTCATATACAGTCCAACTCTGATGTCTGTTAtttgtcttttgaccaatcagatcctCTAAGGTATAATGTGATGAATGAAAGCACAATTCGTGGGGAAATAAAATCTAATTTCAGCGGTCTGCTAGGGTTATTCTTTTTCATAGGATTCTcataaggaaaacattttctacATCGTACTCTTTTTAGACAGTATGTGCTGTAAGTTTTAAAAGTAACACCACAGTAGATACCTTCTATGGTAggttcttaaaatgtttaagtCGCCTGAGCTTGCAAATTAACTAAACCACATTTTAAACAGTTATGATTCTATATCAGGGTCAAGCCAACTTTCCATTACAGTGACTTAAAAGTGGGTCATCAGTCTAACCCAGTCAACTGGTCTAAACTTTAATGAGGTTCACCCTATGAGTAGATCCATAACTTTTACCACAATGTCACTGTAGCATTTCCCCCCTAACTCTAATGACATACTTCACATTTTATGGgaagtgcaaataaaagtggtatttaaaaacacacaacaaccatTTTAGTAGAATTTATCACATTTATTATCTATAATGttacatgtaaaatatatataaatctgTTTTATGGAAACAACAAAAACCTTCAAGATGAAAATCCTTTACGATCTTACTGACATGCAGAGTTAATCTTGAATTTTCAAAATGCTTCTCTTTTCCAGATCGTTCATCTCCTTAAGAATAAGTGCAACATTATACCGGAGTTCTTGAAACTTGGAAACAGACACCTacagagaaaaaacaacaacaacggTATATTAAATTAGGGGGTTGACCCAATTGGACTGTGATTGGAGACACCACACTGTTATCTCATAATCCTTCGTCATAACATGTTAATAGCCTAAAAGACTTAACCCGTATTCAATAGTCTGAGCCATGTTGTCAATGCAGTTGGCTAAAGTAGGGACAGTGCAATTACAGTGTAGTTTTATTGGTCCAGGTTTTAATATATTCTAGATCATTTTCCACAGAAAGTTTAAAGAAATTGCTGCACGTCCTTGGATTCTTGTTACAACCTGAAGTGCTATTTACAATGATAGACCTAGAATAAGCATAAGCAGCTAAATTGGTCTGACGTGATAACGTGTACATTAGCTCATGCCTTAACTTCTACTATACCAAGCGCAACCTGCTCTCCAGTTGATTTCAAACTCTGGTCACTCCTAAAGCCTACACCTCCTTTGGTTGTcattcatttctttttaaatattgtatttaatttaaaaaaaaagagccTTCAATTGGAGATTATTGGATCAATGTAGTTGCTGCCTCTTTCAAATCTCTCTTTAAATGTGTCTTgctattttgagtgtaatttaTGTTAtaacatttatgtttattttatattcccTTGTAAATAGTTACTTTTAAATGCattctttacattatttatgtgtttctgtgtgttgtctcGTCATCTTGCATTTTAATGCTTTTGGCCAAGCCATCATTGAAAATACAAATTGGTTCTCAATTGCCTTAAGTGGTTTCAAaaccatttaaatataaattattaacaGCACAGAAAGATTCAATGTGGGACTTTTGTGaatgacaaaaaacattgtaaaagtCCCATGTGTTGTTtaaatgtgcataatctatacaTTAAATCACCATCATACCTCAGATAGCTAAGATATTCCACGTTTGAAAGTAAGTGGGTTTGATGACATAATGTACAATATTCAGGGACTTGTTTTGGCTCAGTAGCGCCACATTTACAACAATTGGCCAAAAATCTCCAAATGCATTTACAATTAATAAACATGCACaattaccaaatgttttcttgttgaAATGTAATAAACTCAATGACCAGTAGTCTCGCCACTCTCTGCACTCACTcagtcataaaaaaatattgcaaatgTGTAATTCCTCAAGCACTTAGGAAAATTTGAATGTGAGCTACAGATTAGAGATGCACATGGTCAACCATAACCATATTAAGAGGTGGCATTCAACTTTTGGTAAACATATAGTAAGTAATTACATTTACTTGAAGCTGTGCAAGTAGCCTAAGCAATGTCTTCAgattaaatcattattttaaacTAACTATGAATGAAACCAGAGTCGATATGTCGCCTGTGTATATTTAGTGTTTTCACATCTTAGATAATTTGCTATTACTTGCAAAATTAGCCTACACCAACTTGGAGGTTGTAGGCTTTTATGCGCAACCTTTCAATTGCTGAATTGATATTGACCACCAGCTGTTTGCAATACAGTCAATGTAAGAGAACACGTCACACAAAGCACTAAGAGTCATAGCAACACAGGTCAATAAATATACTAGGTtacaacaccaaacacacatcTCTCACCAAATCTCTCATCCTGTTAAGACATTCAAAAGACGCCACCTGTAAatttgggattgggccaatgcaCCATAACTAATGCTAGTTGTTATCTCACGCAAACCATGGATTCTTGACAGAGCTACGGAAtcacttatttttttacaagAGATCCTTTATCTCAAGAAACAGTGTagtcattgttaatgttgtaaattacaatCGTatctggaaatggctgattatTAATGGAATACCTGCATAGGCAAACAATGGAATACCTGCAttccatcactcctgtgtttgttaatccaagtttattatttcaaatggctaatttatcattagaaaatattttggtgATTTTGTTAGCaatgctgaaaactgttgtgctgattaataaaactggccttctttagactggttcagtatcttcagcatcagcgttagtgggtttgattacaggcttaaaatgtcctgaaactcatcagtctattcttgttctgagaaatgaaggctattccatatgAGAAATTGACaggaaactgaagatctcgtacaatgatgtgtagtactcccttcacagaacagtgctaactggctctaaccagagtAGTAAGATGATTGGGAGgcccccagtgcacaactgagcaagaggacaaatacattattgtCTAGCTTGAGAAACAGAgatctcacaggtcctcaactggcagcatcattaaatagtatctgcaaaacaccagtctctttcctcactcaaaaccttacttttcgacttttttggaaaggaaagaaaaaggtgcaatggtcaaacatttttccagagctgtatatacacacccctatatatacacacacacccacacacagacagaccgacagacataTCAAAGCCTTAACATATAAGTTGTTAAAAAGTCATTACCTCAAAGCGATGAGCACTTCCATCAGAGAGCTTCATCTGCATTAAAATGGAGGGCTGCAAGGCACGAGCTAGGGAACttacaagaaaacaaaaaaactaatctAATGCACACATACTCTACAAAATATCAGCAATTATGTTGGATATAAAAAAGTTcactacaaaataaaatgtcttcaGTATTTATCAAACAATGCTATGTGACCATGAATCAGTAACATTGTGTGCACTTCAGGGACATTAACATCCTTACGGTAGTGAACAAAAGTACAGTATGGTGTACCTTGTGGAAATGGCCACGTCCACTCTCCATCTGAGATCCTCCACGGAGGGTAGTCTAGGCCCCAGTTGGGTAGCCACGGCCTCCAGGGTTGTTCGTCTGATAACCACAAGAATAGCATGAGACAGTAAGCAGACCCAAAG
The window above is part of the Esox lucius isolate fEsoLuc1 chromosome 4, fEsoLuc1.pri, whole genome shotgun sequence genome. Proteins encoded here:
- the LOC105027385 gene encoding LON peptidase N-terminal domain and RING finger protein 3 yields the protein METNNTDGMLFLAAEAFQSKNFGLAADVYECQLLHLRDPSTQQDLLLKRADALAFDGKLTEAFEVYRKASEIERLQPVQLDNLIEYLSTIIKTKDRTDSQTRQETNSVWVGYDAFACRICYGFLYEPVTLPCGHCFCKKCLDREKMPLCCKECNDCTKLNDVKNYRVNVVLSNLLSKWFPIQLRAVQLRREGNGLYAEKRMDAALEKYNEAIQLAPRDHVLYSNRSQINSSLNNYEAALNDAEMACNLMPLWSKGHIRKAQSLVTLGKCEEALREYLIVITLDPESKLSRTEAQKILSDLLSPVTDQVHNRILDSTNLLSSRTRIKGSILNTSASSCITTTSSKSYKDGKNVITSDEKLTLLPLLSESKSDSSFETMSCSEKKGEDQVDLSICHPTVIDRSVFFKRKRSSSEDSQVDNGDICKRSKSEMTQNEEATSWSAVLADLIDPSDLECSLCMRLFYEPVTTPCGHTFCLKCLERCLDHNPKCPLCKMNLEEYLAESKYNKTVLMENLICKYLPNELMDRQKVNAEEIEDLSNLNKNVPIFVCTMAFPTVPCPLHIFEPCYRLMIRRCMEMGTKQFGMCLGDNLKGFADYGCLLEIRNVEFFADGRSVVDTIGKRRFKVTEHHQRDGYNTADIEYLEDVKVEGVAEKELQALHDAVYDQALIWVNSLKAEQKERIVGHFGPMPEKDSEPQSSPNGPSWCWWLLAVLPLEGRAQLPFLALTSLKDRLIGIRRVLLFISRNRTSR